Proteins encoded together in one Rhizobacter sp. J219 window:
- the tolB gene encoding Tol-Pal system beta propeller repeat protein TolB, with protein sequence MNRRLFAASSGLLLAAPALGQFRVEISGVGATQLPIAIARFRDEDRTTQVVSGVIRADLERSGVFRNIEANQVIDESARPNMSDWRGRSADALLTGSVTRLADGRFDVRYLLWDVVKGKDLIGGSIPASPSDLRLAAHKVADAVYEKLTGDKGIFSTHIAYVTRSGKRYALRVDHADGTGGESILQSNDPIISPAWSPDGQELAYVSFYEDQKAVVWAQDVSSGARRKLASFRGSNSAPSWAPDGKSLVVTLSRDGFSQLYLIGRNGESPRRLTNSQAIDTEGVFSPDGRQIYFVSDRSGGPQIYRMPVSGGSPERVSFTGGYNISPSISPDGRHLAYISRQNGAFKLYVGEIGKLGNAQAITESSDDESPSFAPNGKLIIYATRTNGRDTLMTTTLDGKIKAILESRFPDVREPVWGPFVR encoded by the coding sequence ATGAACCGACGCCTGTTTGCCGCCTCTTCGGGGCTCCTGCTCGCTGCGCCCGCGCTGGGCCAGTTCCGGGTCGAGATCTCCGGGGTGGGTGCCACCCAGCTGCCGATCGCGATTGCACGCTTCCGCGATGAAGATCGCACGACGCAAGTGGTGTCCGGCGTGATCCGCGCCGACCTCGAGCGCTCGGGCGTGTTCCGCAACATCGAGGCCAATCAGGTCATCGACGAAAGTGCACGCCCGAACATGAGCGACTGGCGCGGACGTTCGGCGGATGCGCTGCTGACCGGCTCGGTCACCCGCCTGGCCGATGGCCGGTTCGACGTGCGCTACCTGCTGTGGGACGTGGTCAAGGGCAAGGACTTGATCGGCGGCAGCATCCCGGCCAGCCCATCCGACCTGCGCCTCGCGGCGCACAAGGTGGCCGACGCGGTGTACGAGAAGCTCACCGGCGACAAGGGCATCTTCTCGACCCACATCGCCTACGTGACCCGCTCGGGCAAGCGCTACGCGCTGCGCGTGGACCACGCCGACGGCACCGGGGGCGAGTCCATCCTGCAGAGCAACGACCCGATCATCTCGCCGGCCTGGTCGCCCGACGGGCAGGAGTTGGCCTACGTGTCGTTCTACGAAGACCAGAAGGCCGTGGTGTGGGCGCAAGACGTCTCGTCGGGCGCGCGCCGCAAGCTGGCGAGCTTTCGCGGCTCCAACAGTGCGCCGAGCTGGGCACCCGACGGCAAGTCGCTGGTGGTCACGCTCAGCCGCGACGGCTTCTCGCAGCTCTACCTGATCGGCCGCAACGGCGAGAGCCCGCGCCGTCTCACCAACAGCCAGGCAATCGACACCGAAGGCGTGTTCTCCCCCGATGGGCGCCAGATCTATTTCGTGAGCGACCGCAGCGGCGGCCCACAGATCTACCGCATGCCCGTCTCGGGTGGTTCACCCGAGCGCGTGAGCTTTACCGGCGGCTACAACATCAGCCCGTCCATCAGCCCCGATGGGCGCCACCTCGCCTATATTTCCCGGCAGAACGGCGCCTTCAAGCTGTACGTGGGCGAGATCGGCAAGCTGGGGAATGCCCAGGCCATCACCGAGAGCAGCGACGATGAAAGCCCGAGCTTCGCCCCCAACGGCAAGCTCATCATCTACGCCACGCGCACCAACGGCCGGGACACGCTGATGACCACGACGCTCGACGGCAAGATCAAGGCCATCCTCGAGTCCCGCTTCCCCGACGTCCGCGAACCTGTCTGGGGGCCGTTCGTTCGTTGA
- a CDS encoding sodium-dependent bicarbonate transport family permease yields the protein MQNFLDPAILFFVFGLLAGTVRSNLEIPPAIARFLSLYLLMALGLKGGFALAKSGLDAEVAVSLACAVVMALVVPAMGYMVLKRYLSRFDAAAVSATYGSVSAVTFITAVQYLETHQIAYGGHMAAAMALMESPAIVMAVVLANMARQKEGGAHNTHKVGLRKVLHESFTDGAQLLLLGAMVIGLVTGEAGQKSMQPFSGDLFKGMLAFFLLDMGLVAARNIGALKGRSPWLVSYALVGPLVHAGIALTLAAAAGLSPGNGALLMVLAASASYIAVPAVVRQAIPEANPSLYFGMSLGLTFPFNILLGIPLFVSIAERIL from the coding sequence ATGCAGAACTTCCTCGACCCCGCCATCCTCTTCTTCGTCTTCGGGCTCCTTGCCGGCACGGTGCGATCCAACCTGGAGATCCCGCCCGCGATTGCACGATTTCTTTCGCTTTACCTGTTGATGGCCCTCGGCCTGAAAGGGGGCTTCGCGCTGGCCAAGTCGGGGCTGGACGCCGAGGTTGCGGTAAGCCTGGCCTGCGCAGTCGTGATGGCGCTGGTCGTGCCGGCGATGGGCTACATGGTCTTGAAACGGTACCTGTCGCGCTTCGACGCGGCGGCGGTCTCCGCAACCTACGGCTCGGTCAGCGCCGTCACCTTCATCACGGCGGTGCAGTACCTGGAGACGCACCAAATTGCGTACGGCGGGCACATGGCGGCGGCCATGGCCTTGATGGAGTCCCCCGCGATCGTGATGGCCGTCGTGCTCGCGAACATGGCGCGTCAAAAGGAAGGCGGCGCACACAACACGCACAAGGTCGGCCTGCGCAAGGTGCTTCACGAGTCGTTCACCGACGGCGCGCAGCTTCTGCTGCTGGGCGCGATGGTGATCGGCCTGGTCACCGGCGAGGCCGGTCAGAAGTCCATGCAGCCCTTTTCCGGCGACCTCTTCAAGGGGATGCTCGCGTTCTTCCTGCTCGACATGGGCCTGGTTGCGGCGCGCAACATCGGTGCGCTGAAGGGCCGCTCGCCCTGGCTGGTGAGCTACGCGCTCGTCGGCCCGCTGGTTCACGCAGGCATTGCGCTCACGCTCGCCGCAGCGGCGGGCCTGTCGCCTGGCAACGGGGCGCTTCTGATGGTGTTGGCGGCCAGCGCTTCGTACATCGCCGTTCCCGCCGTTGTGCGGCAGGCGATTCCGGAGGCGAATCCCTCGCTTTACTTCGGCATGTCGCTCGGGTTGACCTTCCCGTTCAACATCCTGCTGGGCATTCCCCTCTTCGTCTCCATCGCGGAGCGGATCCTGTGA
- the ybgF gene encoding tol-pal system protein YbgF, with protein MASPVTMRSWPAAWLLLLALMAPVAHAGLFDDDEARKAILDLRQRQEQGDAKLRAAMAENQAQLLEQIGQLRRSLLDLNNQLEVMRAEMARLRGQDEQLQRDIAELQRIQGDIQKAQRDVQQGVEERIRKLEPVKVSVDGREFLVDPDERRQYEDAMALLRKSDFAAASSAFAGFSKRYPASGYTPSLLFWRGNAQYAMREYREAIASFRSLLSTAPDHVRAPESLLAIANCQMELKDNKGARRTIDELMKTYPKSEAAQAGKERLASLR; from the coding sequence ATGGCCTCGCCCGTGACGATGCGATCGTGGCCTGCTGCGTGGCTGTTGCTGCTGGCGCTCATGGCGCCGGTGGCGCACGCGGGCCTCTTCGACGATGACGAAGCGCGCAAGGCCATCCTCGACCTTCGCCAGCGCCAGGAGCAGGGCGATGCCAAGCTTCGCGCCGCCATGGCCGAGAACCAGGCCCAGCTGCTGGAGCAGATCGGTCAGTTGCGCCGCAGCCTGCTCGACCTCAACAACCAGCTCGAGGTGATGCGTGCTGAGATGGCGCGCCTGCGCGGGCAGGACGAGCAACTGCAGCGCGACATCGCCGAGCTGCAGCGGATACAAGGCGACATCCAGAAGGCGCAGCGGGACGTTCAGCAGGGCGTCGAGGAGCGCATCCGCAAGCTCGAGCCGGTGAAGGTGTCGGTGGATGGCCGCGAGTTTCTGGTCGACCCCGACGAGCGGCGCCAGTACGAAGACGCGATGGCCCTGCTGCGCAAGAGCGACTTTGCGGCGGCCTCGTCGGCGTTTGCCGGCTTCAGCAAACGCTATCCGGCGAGCGGCTACACGCCGTCGCTGCTGTTCTGGCGCGGCAACGCGCAGTACGCGATGCGTGAGTACCGCGAGGCCATCGCGAGCTTCCGCTCGTTGCTCTCGACAGCGCCCGACCATGTGCGGGCGCCCGAGTCGCTGCTGGCCATCGCCAACTGCCAGATGGAGCTGAAAGACAACAAGGGTGCCCGTCGCACCATCGACGAGCTGATGAAGACCTACCCCAAGTCCGAGGCGGCTCAAGCAGGCAAGGAGCGCCTCGCGTCGCTGCGCTGA
- the pal gene encoding peptidoglycan-associated lipoprotein Pal gives MKLSRLTLIAAVSSAFFAGCASNVPLDNKAAPVESRTPGSTGSTSGSSSTSGANSGKLASVDLTKNAQPAAEVGRVVYFDYDSFVIKDEFRPVIEGQAKVLSADKSKKLTIEGHTDERGGSEYNLALGQKRAESVAKSLKLLGVTDAQIEAVSFGKERPAAQGHDEAAWAKNRRAELSSR, from the coding sequence ATGAAACTCTCTCGCCTCACCCTCATCGCCGCCGTGTCGTCGGCCTTCTTCGCCGGCTGCGCATCGAACGTCCCGCTCGACAACAAGGCCGCGCCGGTGGAGTCGCGCACGCCGGGCAGCACCGGCTCGACCAGCGGCTCGTCGTCGACGAGCGGCGCCAACTCGGGCAAGCTCGCCAGCGTCGACCTGACCAAGAACGCACAGCCCGCCGCTGAAGTGGGCCGCGTCGTCTACTTCGACTACGACAGCTTCGTGATCAAGGACGAGTTCCGCCCGGTCATCGAGGGCCAGGCGAAGGTGCTGTCTGCTGACAAGTCCAAGAAGCTCACCATCGAAGGCCACACCGACGAGCGTGGTGGCAGCGAGTACAACCTCGCGCTGGGCCAGAAGCGCGCCGAGTCGGTGGCGAAGTCGCTCAAGCTGCTGGGCGTGACCGATGCGCAGATCGAAGCCGTGAGCTTCGGCAAGGAGCGCCCGGCGGCGCAAGGCCATGACGAAGCGGCCTGGGCCAAGAACCGCCGCGCCGAACTCTCCAGCCGCTGA
- a CDS encoding cryptochrome/photolyase family protein, which translates to MTPLRTLVVVLGDQLDLDAAAFDGFDPAQDAVWMAEAAEESTHVWSSKQRIALFLAAMRHFAEALRAAGRPLHYRRLDDPGNLGTLAAELQASLASLSPQQVVMTAPGDWRVWQSLKAVVERAGLVLDVHEDRHFFTTVREFAAHAKKRKSLRLEYFYRELRQRHGVLMQDGGPVGGRWNFDADNREAFGPEGPGLVPPRATFAPDAITREVLALVESRFAGHPGSLASFAWPVTRAQALSALHAFIEQRLPLFGRYEDAMWPGEPWLYHSQLSAALNLKLLAAREVVNAAEAAYRAGHVPLESAEGFIRQILGWREYVRGIYWTQMPGYLERNALEAHHDLPAWYWTGDTDMACLRDALTQTLAQGYAHHIQRLMVIGLFTLLLGVRPQQVHAWYLSVYVDAVEWVELPNTLGMSQYGDGGLMASKPYVATGKYIQRMGNRCAGCRYDPAQRVGERACPYTTLYWDFLLRHEKILATNTRMAMQIKNLGRLNEADRAAVRQRAEEIRAAATRPHAWSQPRDARPRSDQD; encoded by the coding sequence ATGACGCCTTTGCGAACGCTGGTGGTCGTTCTGGGCGATCAGCTCGACCTCGACGCCGCCGCCTTCGACGGTTTCGACCCCGCACAAGATGCCGTGTGGATGGCCGAGGCCGCGGAAGAGTCGACCCATGTCTGGTCGAGCAAGCAGCGCATCGCGCTCTTCCTCGCCGCGATGCGTCACTTCGCAGAGGCGTTGCGGGCCGCTGGGCGCCCCTTGCACTACCGGCGCTTGGATGACCCCGGCAATCTGGGCACCCTCGCGGCCGAACTTCAAGCGTCGCTCGCGTCGCTTTCTCCACAGCAGGTGGTGATGACGGCGCCCGGCGACTGGCGGGTCTGGCAGTCTCTGAAGGCCGTGGTGGAGCGAGCCGGCCTGGTGCTCGACGTCCACGAAGACCGCCACTTCTTCACGACCGTTCGTGAGTTCGCCGCTCATGCCAAGAAGCGCAAGTCGCTGCGGCTGGAGTACTTCTACCGCGAGCTGCGGCAACGCCACGGAGTGTTGATGCAAGACGGCGGCCCCGTCGGGGGGCGCTGGAACTTCGATGCCGACAACCGCGAGGCGTTCGGCCCCGAAGGCCCGGGTCTCGTGCCACCGCGCGCCACCTTCGCACCTGACGCGATCACACGTGAAGTGCTCGCACTGGTCGAGAGCCGCTTCGCAGGGCATCCTGGCTCGTTGGCGAGCTTTGCGTGGCCGGTGACGCGCGCGCAAGCCTTGTCGGCGTTGCACGCTTTCATCGAGCAACGCCTGCCGCTCTTCGGCCGCTACGAAGATGCGATGTGGCCTGGCGAGCCATGGCTCTACCACTCGCAGCTCTCGGCGGCGCTCAACCTCAAGCTGCTGGCGGCGCGAGAAGTCGTGAACGCCGCCGAAGCGGCATACCGCGCCGGCCACGTACCGCTCGAGAGTGCCGAAGGGTTCATTCGCCAGATCCTGGGCTGGCGTGAATACGTGCGCGGCATCTACTGGACGCAGATGCCCGGCTACCTCGAACGCAACGCGCTCGAGGCCCACCACGACCTGCCTGCCTGGTATTGGACCGGCGACACCGACATGGCCTGCCTGCGCGATGCCCTCACGCAGACGCTCGCGCAGGGCTATGCCCACCACATCCAGCGCCTGATGGTCATCGGCTTGTTCACCCTGCTGCTGGGTGTGCGGCCCCAGCAGGTGCACGCGTGGTACCTGTCGGTCTACGTGGACGCGGTGGAGTGGGTGGAATTGCCCAACACGCTCGGCATGAGCCAGTACGGTGACGGTGGCCTCATGGCCAGCAAGCCGTACGTCGCCACCGGCAAGTACATCCAGCGCATGGGCAACCGCTGCGCAGGCTGCCGCTACGACCCGGCGCAGCGTGTCGGAGAACGCGCCTGCCCCTACACCACGCTGTACTGGGACTTCCTCCTGCGCCACGAGAAGATCCTGGCGACCAACACGCGCATGGCCATGCAGATCAAGAACCTGGGCCGGCTGAATGAGGCCGACCGTGCGGCGGTGCGGCAGCGCGCCGAGGAGATTCGCGCTGCCGCGACCCGGCCTCACGCGTGGAGCCAACCGCGCGACGCGCGCCCGCGTTCCGATCAAGACTGA
- a CDS encoding glycosyltransferase family 2 protein: MALSVILITKNESRNIAACLKSVAFADEWIVVDSQSGDGTAETARAMGAQVITTTDWPGFGKQKNRALDAAQGRWVLSLDADERVSPELAERIRQVVARDGPAAGYELSRISRFCGQWMRHGDWYPDRVTRLFRRGTARFTDDLVHERLEVQGRVERLPGDLLHDTMPSLDDALDKMNRYSGGRALDKVRAGKRGSLFAALTHGWWAFMRCYVFKRGFLDGRLGLVLAIYQAEGTYYRYLKMALLARQAGKSIEPI; encoded by the coding sequence ATCGCGCTGTCCGTCATCCTCATCACCAAGAACGAAAGCCGCAACATCGCCGCGTGCCTGAAGAGCGTGGCGTTTGCCGACGAGTGGATCGTGGTGGACTCCCAGAGCGGCGACGGCACCGCAGAGACCGCCCGCGCGATGGGTGCGCAGGTCATCACCACGACCGACTGGCCGGGTTTCGGCAAGCAGAAGAACCGGGCCCTCGACGCGGCTCAGGGCCGCTGGGTGTTGAGCCTCGACGCCGACGAGCGGGTGAGCCCGGAACTGGCCGAGCGCATCCGCCAGGTGGTGGCGCGCGATGGCCCGGCCGCAGGCTACGAGCTGTCGCGCATCTCCCGCTTCTGCGGCCAGTGGATGCGCCACGGCGACTGGTACCCCGACCGTGTGACGCGGCTTTTCCGTCGTGGCACGGCACGGTTCACCGACGACTTGGTGCACGAGCGTCTGGAGGTGCAGGGCCGCGTCGAGCGGCTCCCGGGTGACCTGCTGCACGACACCATGCCCTCGCTCGACGACGCGCTCGACAAGATGAACCGCTACAGCGGCGGCCGCGCGCTCGACAAGGTGAGGGCCGGCAAACGCGGCAGCCTTTTTGCTGCACTCACGCACGGCTGGTGGGCGTTCATGCGCTGCTACGTCTTCAAGCGCGGCTTTCTCGACGGTCGCCTCGGTCTGGTGCTGGCGATTTACCAGGCCGAAGGTACTTATTACCGGTACCTGAAGATGGCCTTGCTCGCCCGCCAGGCCGGGAAATCCATTGAACCAATATGA
- the msbA gene encoding lipid A export permease/ATP-binding protein MsbA yields the protein MTQPTQTLRQRLARVAPYFAGTKLAFVLAAVGAALGAATEPMLAAMMKPLLDSGFTKQSDIPLWAVPAVIIGLFLTRGIAGFLVNYALSWASNEATLKMRRDMFEHVLRSHASLFTQQTASTLINTVVYEVQSGTQALVNAAQTLIKDSFTSIALLIYLVWINWQLTLFIAVLLPAVAVTVRYFSRRMHRISLASQTATDELAYVMEENTLAWRIVRLHDAKPAQQQRFDKASARVRQLSLKSTVASSTVTPVTQLISACALSAVIVVALWQSNTQGATVGGFVAFITAMLMLITPLRHLTEVAGPVTRGLAAIQRGLDLMHKIPVENSGTHTATRARGELELVNVTLKYNEEATALNGLTLKISAGETLALVGPSGAGKSTLVNLLPRFLDPSEGEIRLDGVPLRQWDLAALRRQFALVSQDVVLFNDSIGANVALGATFDAQRVRSALAAANLIDFVNEQPEGLDARIGHNGSQLSGGQRQRLAIARAIYKDAPVLILDEATSALDSESEHLVQQALERLMEGRTTIVVAHRLSTIEKADRIAVLDLGRLAELGTHQELLAKAGLFARLHALQFKL from the coding sequence ATGACCCAACCCACCCAGACCCTGCGGCAGCGCCTGGCGCGCGTCGCGCCCTACTTTGCCGGCACCAAACTCGCGTTCGTGCTGGCGGCGGTGGGGGCCGCACTGGGGGCCGCCACCGAGCCGATGCTCGCCGCCATGATGAAACCGCTGCTCGACAGCGGCTTCACCAAACAGAGCGACATCCCGCTGTGGGCGGTGCCGGCGGTGATCATCGGTCTCTTCCTCACACGCGGCATCGCCGGCTTCCTCGTCAACTACGCGCTCTCCTGGGCGTCAAACGAGGCCACGCTCAAGATGCGGCGCGACATGTTCGAGCACGTGCTGCGCTCGCATGCCTCGCTCTTCACCCAGCAGACCGCCAGCACGCTGATCAACACCGTCGTCTACGAGGTGCAAAGCGGCACGCAGGCGCTCGTGAATGCCGCGCAGACGCTCATCAAGGACAGCTTCACCTCCATCGCCTTGCTGATCTACCTGGTGTGGATCAACTGGCAACTCACGCTCTTCATCGCAGTGCTGCTGCCGGCCGTGGCCGTGACGGTGCGCTATTTCAGCCGGCGCATGCACCGCATCAGCCTGGCCAGCCAGACCGCCACCGACGAGCTGGCCTACGTGATGGAAGAAAACACGCTCGCTTGGCGAATCGTGCGCCTGCACGACGCCAAGCCCGCGCAACAGCAACGCTTCGACAAGGCCAGCGCCCGGGTGCGCCAGCTGTCGCTCAAGTCAACAGTGGCGTCGTCGACGGTCACGCCGGTGACGCAGCTGATCTCGGCGTGCGCGCTGTCGGCCGTGATCGTGGTGGCACTGTGGCAGAGCAACACGCAGGGCGCGACGGTTGGCGGCTTCGTCGCCTTCATCACCGCGATGCTGATGCTCATCACCCCGTTGCGCCACCTGACGGAAGTCGCCGGGCCGGTGACGCGAGGCCTCGCCGCCATCCAGCGCGGCCTGGACCTGATGCACAAGATTCCCGTCGAGAACAGTGGCACGCACACCGCCACACGCGCCCGCGGTGAGCTGGAGCTGGTCAACGTCACCCTCAAGTACAACGAGGAAGCCACCGCGCTCAATGGGCTCACGCTCAAGATTTCCGCCGGCGAAACACTCGCGCTCGTCGGCCCCTCGGGCGCCGGCAAGTCGACGCTTGTGAACCTGCTGCCGCGCTTCCTCGACCCGAGCGAGGGCGAGATTCGCCTCGATGGCGTGCCGCTGCGCCAGTGGGACCTGGCGGCCCTGCGCCGCCAGTTCGCCCTCGTCAGCCAAGACGTGGTGCTTTTCAACGACAGCATCGGTGCCAACGTGGCGCTCGGTGCCACGTTCGACGCTCAGCGTGTGCGTAGCGCCCTGGCCGCCGCCAACCTGATCGATTTCGTCAACGAGCAACCCGAGGGCCTGGACGCCCGCATCGGCCACAACGGCAGCCAGCTCTCCGGCGGCCAGCGCCAGCGCCTGGCCATCGCCCGCGCCATCTACAAGGACGCGCCGGTGCTGATCCTCGACGAGGCCACCTCCGCGCTCGACAGCGAAAGCGAGCATCTGGTGCAGCAGGCGCTCGAGCGCCTGATGGAAGGCCGCACGACGATCGTGGTGGCCCATCGTCTGTCGACCATCGAGAAGGCCGACCGCATCGCAGTGCTCGACCTGGGGCGCCTCGCCGAGCTGGGCACGCACCAGGAGCTGCTGGCGAAGGCGGGCCTCTTCGCGCGGCTTCATGCGCTGCAGTTCAAGCTGTGA
- a CDS encoding tRNA threonylcarbamoyladenosine dehydratase encodes MNAPADLLAPDLERRFGGLRRLHGDAGYTAMRAARVGVVGLGGVGSWAVEALARSGVAQLTLFDMDHVAESNVNRQVQALGDTLGQHKGEALRARIADIHPGCDVQVVDDFVTADNWPALLPREVDVLIDACDQVQAKMAMAVWAREGRHDFVCVGAAGGKQKPQLVEVDDISRATHDPLLASMRQRLRKQHGAPRDRAMGVRCVFSREAVAAPVDAACDAVDGSLNCHGYGSSVVVTATFGLVTASEALQCVLRRLA; translated from the coding sequence GTGAACGCGCCTGCGGACCTGCTCGCCCCCGACCTTGAGCGTCGTTTCGGTGGGCTGCGCCGTTTGCACGGCGACGCGGGCTACACGGCCATGCGGGCTGCGCGGGTCGGTGTGGTGGGCCTTGGCGGTGTGGGCTCGTGGGCCGTCGAGGCGCTGGCCCGAAGCGGCGTGGCGCAGCTCACGCTGTTCGACATGGACCACGTCGCCGAGTCCAACGTCAACCGCCAGGTGCAGGCGCTGGGCGACACGCTGGGCCAGCACAAGGGCGAAGCGCTGCGTGCACGCATCGCCGACATCCACCCCGGTTGCGATGTGCAGGTGGTCGACGACTTCGTCACTGCCGACAACTGGCCCGCCTTGCTGCCGCGCGAAGTCGATGTGCTGATCGATGCCTGCGACCAGGTGCAGGCCAAGATGGCGATGGCGGTGTGGGCGCGCGAAGGGCGCCATGACTTCGTATGCGTCGGGGCAGCTGGCGGCAAGCAGAAGCCGCAGCTGGTGGAGGTCGATGACATCTCGCGTGCCACGCACGACCCCTTGCTCGCGTCGATGCGCCAGCGTTTGCGCAAGCAGCACGGTGCACCGCGTGATCGTGCGATGGGGGTGCGTTGTGTCTTCTCGCGCGAAGCGGTCGCTGCACCAGTGGATGCAGCATGCGACGCCGTCGACGGCAGCCTCAACTGCCACGGCTACGGGTCGAGTGTGGTGGTCACCGCAACGTTCGGTTTGGTGACGGCTTCAGAAGCGCTACAATGCGTGCTTCGCCGGTTGGCTTGA
- a CDS encoding LysR family transcriptional regulator — MNPPSRTSDMFGCKTSGKSMKHGMPPGLRQAPRASLVQLRSLEAVVRLGGVVRAAQSLHLAQPTVSTQLKELSAALGLVLFESRGRGLVPTSIGQRLAEAARAMGAIWQEFEDDAAALQGLKRGRLRIAAVTTTEYFLPDLLGPFARQYPGIQIELAVENRAAVVARLERGDDELAAMMRPPEHLPLARWPFLENPLVVIAPGDHPLARRRRLKLSDLAAEPLLARESGSGTRATAEEAFARSGVSWEPRMALGSNEAIKHAVRAGLGLAVLSRHALASNPASEGLTILPVTGFPLRGRWHLVWRHDRALSLPARTFVDDLRNRLRVRARPDAP, encoded by the coding sequence GTGAACCCGCCTTCCAGAACAAGTGATATGTTCGGATGCAAAACATCGGGGAAATCGATGAAACACGGCATGCCTCCGGGCCTTCGACAGGCGCCTCGTGCGAGCCTCGTCCAGTTGCGCAGCCTCGAAGCGGTGGTGCGGTTGGGGGGCGTGGTGCGCGCAGCGCAGTCGCTGCATCTGGCACAGCCGACGGTCTCCACACAGCTGAAGGAGCTGTCCGCGGCCCTCGGCCTCGTGCTCTTCGAGTCGCGCGGAAGGGGCCTCGTGCCGACTTCCATCGGCCAGCGCCTGGCCGAGGCGGCGCGTGCGATGGGTGCCATCTGGCAGGAGTTCGAAGACGATGCTGCCGCGTTGCAGGGCCTGAAGCGCGGGCGTCTGCGCATTGCGGCGGTGACCACCACCGAATACTTCCTGCCCGATCTCCTGGGCCCGTTCGCGCGGCAGTACCCTGGCATCCAGATCGAGCTTGCCGTGGAGAACCGCGCGGCCGTCGTGGCGCGGCTCGAGCGCGGCGATGACGAGTTGGCCGCCATGATGCGTCCGCCGGAGCATCTGCCGCTGGCCCGCTGGCCCTTCCTCGAGAACCCGTTGGTGGTGATCGCGCCAGGCGACCACCCGCTCGCCCGGCGCCGACGGCTGAAGCTGTCGGACCTCGCCGCGGAACCCTTGCTCGCACGCGAGTCGGGTTCGGGTACCCGCGCCACGGCGGAAGAAGCGTTCGCACGCAGCGGTGTGTCCTGGGAGCCGCGCATGGCGCTGGGTAGCAACGAGGCGATCAAGCACGCCGTGCGCGCAGGCCTCGGGCTCGCCGTGCTGTCGCGACATGCCTTGGCGTCGAACCCGGCCTCGGAGGGGCTCACGATCCTGCCGGTGACAGGCTTCCCGCTGCGAGGCCGCTGGCATCTCGTGTGGCGACATGATCGCGCGCTCTCGCTGCCGGCAAGGACCTTTGTCGACGACCTCCGGAATCGGCTGCGCGTTCGAGCGCGCCCCGACGCACCATGA